In Oryza sativa Japonica Group chromosome 2, ASM3414082v1, the following are encoded in one genomic region:
- the LOC4328842 gene encoding peroxidase P7, producing the protein MASRTWHCWLLLVFFLLSDDASGQLSTSYYADSCPSVEKVVHATVASAIQAERRMGASLIRLFFHDCFVQGCDASILLDDVPATGFVGEKTAAPNNNSVRGYEVIDQIKANVEDVCPGVVSCADIVALAARDSTALLGGPSWAVPLGRCDSTTASRSEANSDLPGPGSNLTMLIARFGNKGLSPRDMTALSGSHTVGFSQCTNFRAHIYNDANIDPSFAALRRRACPAAAPNGDTNLAPLDVQTQNAFDNAYYGNLLVRRGLLHSDQVLFNGGSQDALVRQYAANPALFAADFAKAMVKMGNIGQPSDGEVRCDCRVVNDS; encoded by the exons ATGGCTTCCAGGACTTGGCATTGCTGGTTGttgctcgtcttcttcctcctctccgacgACGCCTCCGGGCAGCTGTCGACGTCGTACTACGCAGATAGCTGCCCGTCGGTGGAGAAGGTCGTGCACGCCACCGTGGCGAGCGCCATCCAGGCCGAGCGCCGGATGGGCGCCTCCCTCATCCGCCTcttcttccacgactgcttcgtccaG GGCTGCGACGCGTCCATCCTTCTGGACGACGTGCCGGCGACCGGGTTCGTCGGCGAGAAGACCGCCGCCCCGAACAACAACTCCGTGCGCGGGTACGAGGTCATCGACCAGATCAAGGCCAACGTCGAGGACGTCTGCCCCGGCGTtgtctcctgcgccgacatcgtcgccctcgccgcgcgCGACAGCACCGCCCTG CTCGGCGGGCCGAGCTGGGCGGTGCCGCTCGGCCGGTGCgactcgacgacggcgagccgcaGCGAAGCGAACAGCGACCTGCCGGGGCCGGGGAGCAACCTCACCATGCTCATCGCGCGGTTCGGCAACAAGGGCCTAAGCCCGCGCGACATGACGGCGCTGTCGGGCTCGCACACCGTCGGCTTCTCGCAGTGCACCAACTTCCGCGCCCACATCTACAACGACGCCAACATCGACCCGTCGttcgccgcgctgcgccgccgcgcgtGCCCCGCCGCGGCACCCAACGGCGACACCAACCTGGCGCCGCTCGACGTGCAGACGCAGAACGCGTTCGACAACGCCTACTACGGCAACCTGCTGGTCCGGCGAGGCCTGCTCCACTCCGACCAGGTGCTGTTCAACGGCGGGTCGCAGGACGCGCTGGTGAGGCAGTACGCCGCCAACCCGGCGCTGTTCGCCGCCGACTTCGCCAAGGCGATGGTGAAGATGGGGAACATCGGGCAGCCCAGCGACGGCGAGGTCAGGTGCGACTGCAGGGTCGTCAACGACAGCTGA
- the LOC4328843 gene encoding peroxidase P7 encodes MAAASSTTTRFCLLLALVLPMISSAAAGDDALPLPMTPSYYRKSCPTLEAIVRGTMLSAIKAERRMGASILRLFFHDCFVQGCDASILLDDVPSKGFVGEKTAGPNTNSIRGYEVIDKIKANVEAACPGVVSCADILALAAREGVNLLGGPSWEVPLGRRDSTTASKSEADSDLPGPSSSLADLVAAFGKKGLAPRDMTALSGAHTIGYAQCQFFRGHIYNDTNVDPLFAAERRRRCPAASGSGDSNLAPLDDMTALAFDNAYYRDLVGRRGLLHSDQELFNGGSQDERVKKYSTDPDLFAGDFVAAMIKMGKICPLTGAAGQIRKNCRVVNSS; translated from the exons ATGGCTGCAGCTTCGTCTACTACGACTCGTTTTTGCCTTCTCCTTGCGCTCGTCCTGCCGATGatttcctccgccgccgccggcgacgacgcgctgccgctgcccaTGACACCGTCGTACTACCGCAAGTCGTGCCCAACACTCGAGGCCATCGTGCGCGGCACCATGCTCAGTGCCATCAAAGCCGAGCGCCGGATGGGCGCCTCCATCCTCCGCCTcttcttccacgactgcttcgtccaG GGTTGCGATGCATCGATTCTTCTCGACGACGTGCCGTCGAAGGGGTTCGTCGGCGAGAAGACCGCGGGGCCCAACACCAACTCCATCCGCGGCTACGAGGTCATCGACAAGATCAAGGCCAACGTCGAGGCCGCCTGCCCCGGcgtcgtctcctgcgccgacatcctcgccctcgccgcccgcgAAGGCGTCAACCTG CTCGGCGGGCCGAGCTGGGAGGTGCCGCTGGGGCGGCGCgactcgacgacggcgagcaagAGCGAGGCGGACAGCGACCTGCCGGGGCCGTCGTCcagcctcgccgacctcgtcgcgGCGTTCGGCAAGAAGGGCCTGGCGCCGCGCGACATGACGGCGCTCTCCGGCGCGCACACCATCGGCTACGCCCAGTGCCAGTTCTTCCGCGGCCACATCTACAACGACACCAACGTCGACCCGCTGTtcgccgccgagcgccgccgccgctgccccgccGCGTCCGGCTCCGGCGACTCCAACCTGGCGCCGCTCGACGACATGACGGCGCTCGCCTTCGACAACGCCTACTACCGCGACCTGGTCGGCCGCCGCGGCCTGCTCCACTCCGACCAGGAGCTCTTCAACGGCGGCTCGCAGGACGAGCGGGTGAAGAAGTACAGCACCGACCCGGACCTCTTCGCCGGCGACTTCGTGGCGGCGATGATAAAGATGGGGAAGATATGCccgctcaccggagcagccggcCAGATCAGGAAGAACTGCAGGGTGGTCAACAGCAGCTGA